A region of the Thermoanaerobaculia bacterium genome:
AGCAGCCGATCTTTCTTCTATCCGGAGACCCTGATGAGATTTCTCAGTCCGGATTGGTTCCCATAAATTTATGACGGCCCCGAAGGAAAACGAAATCCTGGATCTGGCCCTCGCAAAGGGAATTCTCAGTGCGTCGGACCTGGAAAAGGTGGACCAGGAGCTTTCCGATGCCAGAACTATGGTGGACTATAAGAAGTCAGAAGGGTCCCGTCTTTACCTTCTCCTGAAAAAGGGTCTTCTGACTCCGGAAATCATTTCGACCCTGGTTCAGGAGCTTACCCGTGCCGTGCTTGAACCGCTCCATGTGGACCTGCCATCTTCGGATGTTCCCATGGAAATTTCCACCCGGGTGCGCAAATCCGGATCGATTTACAAGCGCCGGTACAAGCTTCTCAACCTGCTGGGTGAGGGAGGCATGGGACGGGTGTACAAGGCCGTCGATCTTGAGCTGAACCGCTACGTGGCCGTGAAGCTGCTCCGTGAGGATGACCCTGACTTCGTCACTCGTCTCAGTACCGAAGCCAAGACCCAGGCCCGGTTGGACCATCCCAATATCTGCAGGGTCTATGATGTGGGAAAGCAGGACGGGAAGCCCTTCATTGCCATGGAGTATATCGATGGCATAACCCTGCAGTCGGTGCGGGATACCCTCACAATCGAGGATAAGGTCAGAATCATGCGGGATGTGGCGGGAGCCATGGCTTCCGCCCATGAGCAGGGATTGATCCACCGCGATCTGAATCCCAGAAATATCATGGTGGAGCGGCAAGAACGGGGAGGGTGGAGAGCCGTCATTATGGATTTCGGCCTGGCGAGGGAAGTTGCCGCTCCCGGCGTCACGGTCACGGGAGCGATACTTGGAACTCCCCACTACATGTCTCCCGAACAGGCCCTGGGGGACAGCCAGGATCTGGACGCACGGACCGATGTCTTCAGCCTTGGAGCGACACTGTTCTTTCTGTTGACCGGGTTTCCCCCATTTGACGGCACGGCCATTGAGGTCCTCCGCAAGGTCGTGGAGGAGGATCCTCCTCTTTTGCGAAAAGTCAATCCCACCCTTCCCCGTGATCTCGAGTCGATCGTTCTGAAATGCATGGAGAAGCTTCCCGCCAACCGCTACAAGAGTGCGCGAGTCATGGAAGAAGATCTGCGGCGGTTCCTGGATGGGGAGCCCGTGGAGGCGCGTCCCTCAACCTGGTCCCTGCGCCTGATCAAAAAGGCCAGGAAGCATCGAACGATGACGGCACTCCTGGCCCTTCTGGTCGTGATTGTCACGGGATTTTCGACTCTTTTTCTCTACTCGAGCTGGCGGGACGGGGTCCAGGAATCTCTTCGCCATGAATATGAAGGCTCCGTCGGCTATATCGAACAGCTTCTCCGTCACGCCTATACCGCTCCTCTCCACGACGTCCGTCCCGAAGAAGCCAGGGCGTCTGCCTATGTGGAATCCTTAATAAAACGGGTGGACCGCCGGGGCCGGCTCGCCCGGGGTCCAGGTAACTACGCCATTGGCAGAGCCCTGCTGGCGCTTCGGCAGTTTGAGGATGCCCGGGCATACCTGGAGAAAGCCTGGAATTCCGGTTATCGAAAACCTGAGGTGGCCTATGCCCTGGGTTCGGTCATGGGTGAGCTTTACCAGAAAGAGCTCCTTGCGGTCCGGAAAGAGCCGGATGAAGAACGGCGGGAAGTTCGCCGCAGGAAGCTGATCGAAGAATACAGGATGCCCGCCCTGGCCCTCCTCCGGGAAAGCCGGGGAATTCAGGTGGATGCTCCGGAATATGTGGAAGCTCTGATTGCCTACTATGAAGGTCAGTATATGAAAGCCCTGTCGTTGACGCGTCAGGTGTTTATACAGTTTCCCTGGATGTACGAAGCCAGAACGCTGGAAGGAAATATCCTGATGGCTCTGGGAGAGGAGCGGCTCAGGCGCGGGGATGATGTCAGGGCTCAACAGTACTATGAAGAGGCGGGTGAAGCCCTGCGGATTGCCATGGCCATGGCTGAAAGTGATACAGATGTCCTCAAAGCCGAAGTGGACCGCATCTTTGGGCTTGTGGAGGTGATTGAGCGCCGGGAAGATATCCCTCTGACCATGATCGACCAGGCGCTGGAAGCGAGTGATCGATCCATTCGCGCCAATCCGGAAAACGTGGAAGCCTATTTGTCTCGGTCTGAAATTTACGAACTCCTTTCCATCTGTCTGAAACGGGAAGATAAAGATCCAACAGAGGCCATCAACCGGGCTCTTGAATCGGCGGAAGAAGCTATTGCGGTGAACATCAAGGATGCAAGGGCATACGCCAGGAAGGGATCCGTGTACTGGAACCTCGCCCTGTTCGAAATGTGGCAGGGAAAGGATCCGGAAAAGAGCTTTCATGCCGCCCTCGAGAATTTCCGCAAGGCTCTGGCTCTGGACCCGGACTCCGCGGATGCCCATAACAACGTGGGTGTGGTGTACAAGGCCATCGCGCAGAATGCCATGGAGAGAGGGGAGGACCCGGTTCCGGATTTGAAACGGGCCATCGCTTCCTATCGACAGGCGCTCCGAAACGAAAACGACCTTTCCTATACAAAAATTTATAACAATCTTGGCAGAGCGTACGAGTTAATGGGGCTCTATCTCATGGATCAAGGTCGATTACCTTCCGAGTCTCTCGATCAGGCGGTGGAATTCTACCAGAAGGCCCTTGACATGGATGCCACAAATGCCTATCTCCATAACAACCTGGGAAATGTACACTGGGCCAGTGGAAAGTACGCCTTTGCCCACGGAAAGGACCCTCTTCCGGCCCTCGAGAAGGCTGAAATTCACTA
Encoded here:
- a CDS encoding protein kinase, producing the protein MTAPKENEILDLALAKGILSASDLEKVDQELSDARTMVDYKKSEGSRLYLLLKKGLLTPEIISTLVQELTRAVLEPLHVDLPSSDVPMEISTRVRKSGSIYKRRYKLLNLLGEGGMGRVYKAVDLELNRYVAVKLLREDDPDFVTRLSTEAKTQARLDHPNICRVYDVGKQDGKPFIAMEYIDGITLQSVRDTLTIEDKVRIMRDVAGAMASAHEQGLIHRDLNPRNIMVERQERGGWRAVIMDFGLAREVAAPGVTVTGAILGTPHYMSPEQALGDSQDLDARTDVFSLGATLFFLLTGFPPFDGTAIEVLRKVVEEDPPLLRKVNPTLPRDLESIVLKCMEKLPANRYKSARVMEEDLRRFLDGEPVEARPSTWSLRLIKKARKHRTMTALLALLVVIVTGFSTLFLYSSWRDGVQESLRHEYEGSVGYIEQLLRHAYTAPLHDVRPEEARASAYVESLIKRVDRRGRLARGPGNYAIGRALLALRQFEDARAYLEKAWNSGYRKPEVAYALGSVMGELYQKELLAVRKEPDEERREVRRRKLIEEYRMPALALLRESRGIQVDAPEYVEALIAYYEGQYMKALSLTRQVFIQFPWMYEARTLEGNILMALGEERLRRGDDVRAQQYYEEAGEALRIAMAMAESDTDVLKAEVDRIFGLVEVIERREDIPLTMIDQALEASDRSIRANPENVEAYLSRSEIYELLSICLKREDKDPTEAINRALESAEEAIAVNIKDARAYARKGSVYWNLALFEMWQGKDPEKSFHAALENFRKALALDPDSADAHNNVGVVYKAIAQNAMERGEDPVPDLKRAIASYRQALRNENDLSYTKIYNNLGRAYELMGLYLMDQGRLPSESLDQAVEFYQKALDMDATNAYLHNNLGNVHWASGKYAFAHGKDPLPALEKAEIHYRKTIEINPDYVFAYSNLGNTLVRKAEWVVSRGGDPQSLLKEARDLLHAAIDNRPNYHNAMKNLSETYLVEARFRARRDEDPLVLLREARTHLDRARELNPSSAEFLALDANIWLAEALWFQTHGRSPADALNRARNSLISADNLNPRDAEIQALEAKRGWMMAVWLLQHGADAQTALQEAESHARKSINLNEDLAEGHQALGIILCLKARGTGSGSKELLDESHTEWERAVKLNPMLKEPGMSEDLCSPVRQESVAVDSNPS